One Mycobacterium kubicae genomic window carries:
- a CDS encoding nucleoside hydrolase, with protein MSAVFVDVDTGIDDAMALLYLLGSAEVIGIAATGGNIGVDQVCANNLGLLEVCRAPDIPVSRGADQPLHGIWSQRASVHGPNGLGYATLPPTERRLTDYDATTAWVVAARAHPGELIGVVTGPLTNLALAVRAEPALPTLLRRLVIMGGAFDEQIDSAAEWNIRVDPEAADEVLTAWTGRQRLPVLCGLDLTRQVAMTPEILDRLTSAAGPSALTAFIEDVMRCYFESHAERGYGYLAYLHDPLAAAAALEPQLISTRAATVTVTLTEPRGKTVADWSGDREPNARIGIGVDSAAFFDRYIEVVGRFARAL; from the coding sequence ATGAGCGCGGTTTTCGTAGACGTCGACACCGGCATCGACGACGCGATGGCGCTGCTCTACCTGTTGGGCAGCGCCGAGGTCATCGGCATCGCCGCCACCGGTGGCAACATCGGTGTCGATCAGGTGTGCGCGAACAACCTCGGCCTGCTCGAAGTGTGCCGCGCCCCCGACATTCCGGTGTCCCGGGGCGCCGACCAGCCACTGCACGGCATCTGGTCGCAGCGGGCAAGCGTGCACGGGCCCAACGGTTTAGGTTATGCCACCCTGCCGCCGACCGAGCGCCGGCTCACCGATTACGACGCTACGACCGCCTGGGTGGTGGCGGCGCGTGCACACCCCGGTGAACTGATCGGGGTGGTCACCGGCCCGTTGACCAACCTGGCGTTGGCGGTACGCGCCGAACCGGCGTTGCCGACGTTGCTGCGGCGACTGGTCATCATGGGCGGGGCGTTCGACGAGCAAATCGATTCCGCGGCCGAGTGGAACATCCGGGTGGACCCCGAGGCCGCTGATGAGGTGCTGACCGCCTGGACCGGGCGACAACGGCTTCCGGTCTTGTGCGGTTTGGACCTGACCCGCCAGGTCGCGATGACTCCGGAAATCCTGGACCGGTTGACGTCGGCGGCGGGTCCGTCGGCGTTGACGGCTTTCATCGAGGATGTGATGCGGTGCTACTTCGAGTCGCACGCCGAGCGCGGATACGGTTACTTGGCGTATCTGCATGACCCACTGGCCGCCGCGGCGGCCCTGGAGCCACAGCTGATATCGACCCGGGCCGCAACGGTGACCGTCACGCTCACCGAACCGCGCGGCAAGACGGTCGCGGACTGGTCGGGTGACCGAGAACCCAACGCGCGGATCGGGATTGGCGTCGACTCAGCGGCGTTCTTCGACCGGTACATCGAAGTGGTCGGGCGGTTCGCGCGCGCGCTATAG
- a CDS encoding beta-phosphoglucomutase family hydrolase, translated as MRFTVLGLPDKVRACLFDLDGVLTDTASVHTKAWQNMFDDFLKQRAERDGEEFVPFDPDKDYREYVDGKKREDGVRSFLESRGIDLPDGDPDDSGDKETVYGLGNRKNDVFQKVLHDDGVKVFDGSRRYLEAVKEAGLAVAVVSSSANTGEVLKVTGLDRFVQERVDGVTLREENIAGKPAPDSFLRAAELLDVEPDAAAVFEDALSGVEAGRAGNFGVVVGVDRVGQADELRENGADVVVSDLAELLQS; from the coding sequence ATGAGGTTCACCGTGCTGGGTCTGCCAGATAAGGTGCGCGCTTGCCTGTTCGACCTGGACGGGGTGCTGACCGATACCGCCAGCGTGCACACCAAGGCCTGGCAGAACATGTTCGACGACTTCCTCAAGCAGCGCGCCGAGCGCGACGGAGAAGAGTTCGTCCCCTTCGACCCGGACAAGGACTACCGCGAATACGTCGACGGCAAGAAACGCGAGGACGGCGTGCGGTCGTTTCTGGAAAGCCGCGGCATCGACCTGCCCGACGGCGACCCCGACGACTCCGGCGACAAGGAAACGGTGTACGGGCTGGGCAACCGCAAAAACGACGTGTTCCAGAAGGTCCTGCACGACGACGGCGTCAAGGTGTTCGACGGCTCCCGGCGCTACCTGGAAGCGGTCAAGGAGGCCGGGCTGGCCGTCGCCGTGGTGTCGTCCAGTGCCAACACCGGCGAGGTGCTCAAGGTCACCGGCTTGGACCGGTTCGTGCAGGAACGGGTGGACGGGGTGACGCTGCGCGAAGAGAACATCGCCGGCAAGCCCGCGCCGGATTCTTTCTTGCGCGCGGCCGAACTGCTCGACGTCGAACCCGACGCGGCGGCGGTGTTCGAAGACGCGCTGTCTGGCGTAGAAGCCGGGCGGGCCGGTAACTTCGGCGTCGTGGTGGGTGTCGACCGGGTGGGCCAAGCCGACGAGTTGCGCGAAAACGGCGCCGACGTGGTGGTTTCTGATCTCGCCGAGTTGCTGCAGTCGTGA
- a CDS encoding winged helix-turn-helix transcriptional regulator — MPTRNYNQNCPIALGLDVLGERWTLLILRELVGGARRYSDLRAQLPGIATNLLAERLKELQEAGLVDREDLPAPIGRTVYALSDLGWRRVLPILQAIAWFGLDRLDLVDGDPASQLNGFLAGVLLAFDPAKAAGLDVTCRIQVDDRRFDFAVSQGILAAARGEPAVTITATAADLVAARLGASEAKRKAALRRITFDGDQRTVDTVRDVFSLSENAVPPGQSGRVGASH; from the coding sequence GTGCCCACCCGGAATTACAACCAGAATTGCCCGATCGCGCTGGGGCTGGACGTCCTCGGTGAGCGATGGACCTTGCTGATTCTGCGCGAATTGGTGGGTGGAGCCCGCCGGTACAGTGACTTGCGCGCCCAATTGCCGGGCATCGCAACCAATCTGCTTGCCGAACGACTCAAGGAGCTGCAAGAAGCCGGGCTCGTCGACCGCGAGGACCTGCCGGCTCCGATCGGACGCACCGTCTATGCCCTCAGCGACCTCGGTTGGCGGCGAGTACTACCCATTCTGCAGGCCATCGCGTGGTTCGGCCTGGATCGGCTGGATCTTGTCGACGGTGACCCGGCATCGCAATTGAACGGATTTCTGGCCGGCGTCCTGCTGGCCTTCGACCCGGCGAAAGCGGCCGGCCTGGACGTGACCTGCCGAATCCAGGTGGACGACCGGCGCTTCGACTTCGCCGTCTCGCAGGGCATCCTGGCCGCAGCGCGCGGTGAACCCGCGGTGACGATTACCGCTACCGCGGCGGACCTGGTCGCGGCACGCCTCGGCGCCTCCGAGGCCAAGCGAAAGGCGGCCTTGCGGCGCATCACCTTCGACGGCGACCAGCGCACCGTCGACACCGTGCGGGACGTGTTCTCGTTGTCGGAGAATGCGGTGCCACCAGGGCAAAGCGGGCGCGTGGGCGCCAGCCACTAG
- a CDS encoding DHA2 family efflux MFS transporter permease subunit translates to MVTFPVFRDRPIPALAVICLSAFVISVDATIVNVALPTLSRELDATTAQLQWIVDAYTLVMSGLMLAAGSLSDRFGRRGWLAGGLTVFAVTSGVAAQAHSAEGLIAARAAMGIGAAVIFPTTLGLITNIFTAPVPRAKAIGLWAAMVGVGVAAGPISGGWLLEHFSWGAVFLVNIPIATVAIVGGILFVPTSRDPAAPRVDVPGLVLSAAGITAVVYTIIEAPDWGWASVRAGIGFGLGTGILAIFAVWERHSAHPMLDVSVFANRRFSGGSLAVTAGFLTLFGFIFVITQYFQFIKTYTAFETGVRLLPVAGSIALASILGPRLVERVGTTAVVSGGLATFAAGLAWASTVNAETPYTDIALQMVLLGGGLGLTTAPATEAIMGSLSADKAGVGSAVNDTTRELGGTLGVAIVGSVFASVYAGQLESAPALSGLPADVTAAMRHSMAFAHNVIGALPAPQDAAVRDAVQRAFLDGLQVGSLVCAGIALGAAVVVGWLLPARAAATEATERVSA, encoded by the coding sequence ATGGTTACCTTTCCCGTGTTCCGCGATCGCCCAATCCCCGCGCTCGCTGTCATCTGCCTGAGCGCCTTCGTCATCAGTGTGGATGCCACGATCGTCAACGTCGCGCTGCCCACCCTGTCGCGCGAACTCGACGCCACTACCGCACAGCTGCAATGGATTGTCGACGCCTACACCTTGGTCATGTCGGGCCTGATGCTCGCGGCCGGCAGCCTCAGCGACCGCTTCGGCCGACGCGGCTGGCTCGCTGGCGGTCTGACCGTGTTTGCGGTCACCTCCGGCGTTGCCGCACAGGCTCATTCGGCTGAGGGGCTGATCGCCGCGCGCGCTGCCATGGGCATCGGCGCGGCGGTGATATTCCCGACCACTCTGGGGCTGATCACCAACATCTTCACCGCACCGGTACCACGCGCCAAGGCGATCGGCCTGTGGGCGGCAATGGTCGGTGTCGGCGTGGCCGCCGGGCCGATCAGCGGCGGCTGGCTGCTCGAGCATTTCTCCTGGGGCGCTGTCTTCCTGGTGAACATTCCGATTGCGACGGTGGCCATCGTCGGCGGCATCCTGTTCGTCCCCACGTCGCGCGATCCGGCGGCACCGCGTGTCGACGTTCCCGGGCTCGTGCTGTCGGCCGCCGGAATCACCGCGGTTGTTTACACGATCATCGAAGCACCCGACTGGGGCTGGGCGAGCGTCCGCGCCGGCATCGGATTTGGTTTGGGCACAGGCATTCTGGCCATCTTCGCGGTGTGGGAACGACACAGCGCGCACCCGATGTTGGATGTCTCGGTGTTCGCCAACCGCCGCTTTTCCGGCGGCAGCCTGGCCGTGACCGCTGGCTTCCTTACGTTGTTCGGGTTCATCTTCGTCATTACTCAGTACTTCCAGTTCATCAAGACCTACACCGCGTTCGAGACCGGTGTGCGGCTGCTGCCGGTCGCCGGGTCGATCGCCCTGGCCAGCATCCTGGGGCCCCGATTAGTCGAACGGGTGGGCACCACTGCCGTCGTTTCTGGAGGTCTGGCCACTTTTGCCGCAGGTCTGGCCTGGGCCTCCACCGTCAATGCGGAAACGCCCTACACCGACATCGCCCTGCAGATGGTATTGCTCGGCGGCGGCCTGGGCTTGACCACCGCGCCTGCCACCGAGGCGATCATGGGATCGCTGTCAGCCGACAAAGCCGGCGTAGGCTCGGCCGTCAACGACACCACCCGCGAACTCGGCGGCACCCTCGGCGTAGCCATCGTGGGTAGCGTGTTCGCCTCGGTGTACGCCGGCCAGCTCGAATCCGCGCCCGCACTGAGCGGCTTGCCTGCAGACGTCACCGCGGCGATGCGCCACTCAATGGCGTTCGCGCACAACGTGATCGGAGCGCTTCCCGCGCCACAGGACGCCGCAGTGCGCGATGCCGTCCAGCGCGCTTTCCTCGACGGTCTGCAGGTCGGCTCGTTGGTCTGCGCGGGCATCGCGCTGGGTGCGGCCGTCGTCGTCGGCTGGTTACTGCCCGCCCGTGCCGCAGCGACCGAGGCAACCGAACGGGTCAGCGCGTGA
- a CDS encoding 2OG-Fe dioxygenase family protein — translation MLSTTGLYVMHPIDLVRSLDLDGSADHNAWTEFGRHWDELAPDPYAAELGIQRLRRYGHYSCREGIFQRVTNRSFVQPQDSNPLYIGRDRQFEPLTDAFADEPLLHRWLKLLGRLADTLDEVEEWTVKVHPFRVLSSADGEGLPTPEGLHRDGVTLVTSLLIDRRNATGGESLVCDLNGRRLLTTTLAEPGTCMLGDDRRTMHGVSPLRPIDPALPAVRDVLVITFASH, via the coding sequence ATGCTCAGCACGACGGGCCTGTATGTGATGCACCCGATCGACCTGGTGCGCAGCCTGGACCTGGACGGCAGCGCCGACCACAACGCATGGACCGAATTCGGCCGGCACTGGGACGAGTTGGCGCCTGACCCGTATGCGGCAGAACTGGGCATCCAGCGCCTGCGCCGCTATGGGCACTACTCCTGCCGGGAGGGAATCTTCCAGCGAGTAACCAACCGATCGTTCGTGCAGCCACAAGACTCCAACCCGCTCTACATCGGCCGGGACCGCCAATTCGAACCGCTGACCGACGCGTTCGCCGACGAGCCCCTGCTGCATCGGTGGCTCAAGCTGCTGGGCCGGTTGGCGGACACCCTGGACGAGGTCGAGGAATGGACCGTCAAGGTACATCCCTTCCGGGTGTTGTCCTCGGCCGACGGCGAAGGCCTGCCGACGCCGGAAGGCTTGCACCGCGACGGGGTCACCCTGGTCACCTCGCTGCTGATCGATCGGCGCAACGCGACCGGCGGGGAGAGCCTGGTGTGTGACCTCAATGGCCGCCGACTCTTGACGACCACCCTGGCCGAACCCGGAACCTGCATGCTCGGCGATGATCGGCGCACCATGCACGGTGTGTCGCCGCTGCGGCCGATCGACCCCGCACTGCCGGCCGTACGCGACGTCCTGGTGATCACCTTCGCGTCGCACTGA
- a CDS encoding DNA polymerase Y family protein: MMAPSRVLALWCMDWPAVAAAAAADQPPTAPVAVTLANRVIACSATARAAGVRRGLRRREAAARCPHLHVAPADADRDARFFEGVIAAVDDLVPRAEVLRPGLLVLPVRGAARFFGSEQQVAERLIDAVAVSSMAGAECQVGIADQLSTAVFAARAGRIVEPGQDAQFLALLSIRQLATEPSLSGPGREELTDLLWRMGIRTIGQFAALARSDVASRFGADAVTAHRFACGEPERPPSGREPPPDLEAVLDCDPPIDRVDAAAFAGRSLAAALHQELLAAGVGCTRLAIHAVTASGDELSRVWRCAEPLTEDATADRVRWQLDGWLSNRIASGRPLDAPVTLLRLQAVEVVSAEALQLPLWGGLGEEDRLRARRALVRVQGLLGPEAVQVPVLSGGRGPAERITLTPLGDEPAPHADPKQPWPGQLPNPSPAVLHDDPVDLLDVQGNSVRVTSRGLFSADPARMTVHGREEPLRWWAGPWSVDERWWDPDLGKGRTARAQVLLESERALLLCYRQRRWYLEGSYE; the protein is encoded by the coding sequence GTGATGGCCCCTTCTCGCGTGTTGGCGCTCTGGTGTATGGACTGGCCCGCGGTCGCGGCGGCCGCAGCCGCGGACCAGCCACCGACGGCTCCGGTCGCGGTCACCTTGGCGAACCGGGTGATCGCCTGCTCGGCGACGGCGCGCGCGGCCGGCGTGCGGCGCGGGTTGCGCCGTCGGGAGGCGGCGGCCCGGTGTCCACACCTGCATGTCGCGCCCGCTGACGCCGACCGTGACGCCCGCTTCTTCGAAGGGGTGATTGCGGCGGTCGACGATCTGGTGCCCCGCGCCGAGGTGCTGCGGCCCGGGCTGTTGGTATTGCCGGTGCGCGGGGCGGCCCGCTTCTTCGGCTCCGAACAGCAGGTGGCCGAGCGGCTGATCGACGCGGTGGCGGTGAGTTCAATGGCCGGCGCCGAATGCCAGGTCGGCATCGCCGACCAGTTGTCCACCGCGGTTTTCGCGGCGCGTGCCGGCCGCATCGTGGAGCCGGGGCAAGACGCGCAGTTTCTGGCGCTGCTGTCGATCCGCCAGCTCGCCACCGAGCCCAGCCTGTCCGGTCCGGGCCGCGAAGAGCTGACGGATCTGTTGTGGCGGATGGGGATTCGCACCATCGGGCAATTCGCTGCGCTGGCCCGCTCCGACGTGGCGTCCCGGTTCGGCGCCGACGCGGTGACGGCGCACCGATTCGCCTGCGGTGAACCAGAACGGCCGCCGTCCGGGCGGGAGCCGCCGCCGGACCTCGAGGCGGTGCTGGACTGCGATCCGCCGATCGACCGGGTCGACGCCGCAGCGTTCGCGGGTCGTTCGCTGGCCGCCGCGCTGCATCAGGAGTTGTTGGCCGCCGGAGTGGGCTGTACCCGGCTGGCCATTCACGCCGTCACCGCCAGCGGTGACGAGCTGAGCCGGGTGTGGCGCTGTGCGGAGCCGTTGACCGAGGACGCCACCGCCGACCGGGTGCGCTGGCAACTCGACGGGTGGTTGAGCAATCGGATCGCCAGCGGCCGGCCCCTCGACGCGCCGGTGACGCTGTTGCGGCTGCAGGCGGTGGAGGTGGTCTCCGCCGAGGCGCTGCAGTTGCCGTTATGGGGTGGGCTCGGGGAGGAGGACAGGCTGCGGGCCCGGCGGGCGCTGGTGCGGGTGCAGGGCCTGCTCGGTCCGGAGGCGGTGCAGGTGCCGGTGCTGTCCGGCGGCCGGGGACCGGCCGAACGTATTACGTTGACTCCGCTGGGTGACGAGCCGGCACCGCACGCCGACCCCAAACAGCCGTGGCCCGGGCAACTGCCCAACCCGTCGCCGGCGGTGCTGCACGACGACCCGGTCGATTTGCTTGACGTGCAAGGCAATTCGGTGCGGGTGACCAGCCGCGGGCTGTTTTCCGCCGACCCGGCGCGGATGACCGTGCACGGGCGCGAGGAGCCGCTGCGCTGGTGGGCCGGTCCGTGGTCGGTCGACGAGCGATGGTGGGACCCCGACCTGGGTAAGGGGCGCACCGCCCGCGCTCAGGTCCTGCTGGAAAGCGAGCGCGCGTTGCTGCTGTGCTACCGCCAGCGCCGCTGGTATCTGGAGGGCAGCTATGAATAG
- the guaA gene encoding glutamine-hydrolyzing GMP synthase, translated as MESASPRPVLVVDFGAQYAQLIARRVREARVFSEVIPHTASVEEIKAHNPLAVVLSGGPASVYTEGAPQLDPALFDLGVPVFGICYGFQAMAQALGGTVAQTGTREYGRTELKVLGGELHTGLPGTQPVWMSHGDAVTAAPAGFEVVASSPGAPVAGFEAASRRLAGVQYHPEVMHTPHGQQVLSRFLHDFAGIGAEWTPANIASALVEQVRAQIGDGHAICGLSGGVDSAVAAALVQRAIGDRLTCVFVDHGLLRAGERAQVERDFVAATGANLVTVDAAKTFLDALSGVTNPEGKRKIIGRQFIRAFEGAVRDVVGDSGSEVEFLVQGTLYPDVVESGGGSGTANIKSHHNVGGLPDDLKFVLVEPLRLLFKDEVRAVGRELGLPEEIVGRQPFPGPGLGIRIVGEVTAARLDTLRRADAIAREELTAAGQDKQIWQCPVVLLADVRSVGVQGDGRTYGHPIVLRPVSSEDAMTADWTRVPYEVLERISTRITNEVPEVNRVVLDITSKPPGTIEWE; from the coding sequence GTGGAATCAGCCTCCCCCCGGCCGGTATTGGTGGTCGACTTCGGTGCGCAGTATGCGCAGTTGATCGCCCGTCGCGTGCGCGAGGCGCGAGTGTTCTCCGAGGTCATCCCGCATACCGCGTCTGTCGAAGAGATCAAGGCCCACAATCCGCTCGCGGTGGTGCTCTCCGGCGGGCCGGCCAGCGTCTACACCGAAGGTGCCCCGCAACTGGATCCGGCGCTGTTCGATTTGGGGGTGCCGGTGTTCGGCATCTGCTACGGGTTCCAGGCCATGGCGCAGGCGCTGGGCGGCACGGTGGCCCAGACCGGCACCCGCGAATACGGCCGTACCGAGCTGAAAGTGCTTGGCGGCGAGCTGCATACGGGTCTGCCCGGCACCCAGCCGGTATGGATGAGCCACGGTGACGCGGTCACCGCGGCGCCGGCGGGTTTCGAGGTGGTGGCCAGCAGCCCCGGCGCCCCGGTGGCCGGGTTCGAGGCGGCGAGCCGGCGCCTGGCCGGCGTGCAATACCACCCGGAGGTCATGCACACCCCGCACGGTCAGCAGGTGCTGAGCCGGTTCTTGCATGACTTCGCCGGGATCGGCGCCGAGTGGACGCCGGCCAATATCGCCAGCGCGCTGGTCGAGCAGGTGCGCGCCCAGATCGGCGACGGGCACGCGATCTGCGGGTTGTCCGGTGGGGTGGATTCGGCGGTGGCCGCCGCGCTGGTCCAGCGCGCCATCGGCGACCGGTTGACGTGTGTGTTCGTCGACCACGGGTTGTTGCGCGCCGGGGAGCGCGCGCAGGTGGAACGCGATTTCGTCGCCGCGACCGGTGCCAATCTGGTCACCGTCGACGCGGCCAAGACTTTCCTGGATGCGCTGTCGGGGGTGACCAATCCCGAGGGCAAACGCAAGATCATCGGCCGGCAGTTCATTCGGGCGTTCGAGGGTGCGGTCCGAGATGTGGTGGGCGACAGCGGGTCTGAGGTGGAATTCCTGGTGCAGGGGACGCTGTATCCCGACGTGGTGGAGTCCGGCGGGGGCAGCGGCACCGCGAACATCAAGAGCCACCACAACGTCGGCGGCTTGCCCGACGACCTGAAATTCGTCCTCGTCGAACCGCTGCGGCTGCTGTTCAAAGACGAGGTGCGCGCGGTGGGCCGAGAGTTGGGTCTGCCGGAGGAAATCGTTGGGCGGCAACCGTTTCCGGGGCCGGGCTTGGGCATCCGGATCGTCGGCGAGGTCACCGCGGCGCGACTGGACACCCTGCGGCGCGCCGATGCCATCGCGCGTGAGGAGTTGACCGCGGCCGGCCAGGACAAGCAGATCTGGCAATGCCCGGTCGTGCTGCTCGCCGACGTCCGCTCGGTGGGCGTGCAGGGCGACGGCCGCACCTACGGTCACCCGATCGTGCTGCGTCCGGTGTCCAGTGAGGACGCCATGACCGCCGACTGGACCCGGGTGCCCTATGAGGTGCTCGAGCGCATCTCGACCCGAATCACCAACGAAGTCCCCGAGGTCAACCGCGTGGTGCTGGACATCACCAGCAAGCCGCCCGGCACGATCGAGTGGGAGTAG